Proteins from a genomic interval of Cupriavidus pauculus:
- a CDS encoding ABC transporter ATP-binding protein, protein MTELLRVEGIRAGYGDAVVLEQVDLSLAAGDSLALLGRNGVGKSTLLATLMGFTRVRGGKVFWQGRELGRTPPHRRAQAGIGWVPQERWVFPSLTVEEHLAAVARPGPWDIPRVYRAFPRLEERRRNLGNQLSGGEQQMLAIGRALMTNPALLLLDEPLEGLAPIIVQELQRTIATLIGDAGMAVIVVEQHARMALAMTRQALVLDRGRVVHRSDSASLLADRALLDRLVTVRQG, encoded by the coding sequence ATGACTGAACTGCTGCGCGTGGAGGGCATCCGCGCCGGGTACGGCGACGCCGTGGTGCTGGAACAGGTGGACCTGTCGCTGGCCGCCGGCGACAGCCTGGCGCTGCTGGGCCGCAACGGCGTGGGCAAGAGCACGCTGCTGGCCACGCTGATGGGGTTCACGCGCGTGCGCGGCGGCAAGGTGTTCTGGCAGGGCCGCGAACTGGGCCGCACGCCGCCGCACCGGCGTGCGCAGGCCGGCATCGGCTGGGTGCCGCAGGAGCGCTGGGTGTTTCCGTCGCTGACGGTCGAGGAGCATCTGGCCGCCGTGGCCCGGCCGGGGCCGTGGGACATCCCGCGCGTCTACCGGGCCTTTCCCAGGCTGGAAGAGCGCCGGCGCAACCTTGGCAACCAGTTGTCCGGCGGCGAGCAGCAGATGCTGGCCATCGGCCGGGCGCTGATGACCAACCCCGCGCTGCTGCTGCTGGACGAGCCGCTGGAGGGGCTGGCGCCGATCATCGTCCAGGAGCTGCAGCGGACGATTGCGACGCTGATCGGCGACGCCGGCATGGCCGTGATCGTCGTGGAGCAGCATGCCCGGATGGCGCTGGCGATGACCCGGCAGGCGCTGGTGCTGGATCGCGGCCGCGTGGTGCACCGGTCCGACAGCGCCAGCCTGCTCGCCGACCGGGCGCTGCTGGACCGGCTGGTGACGGTGCGCCAGGGGTAG
- a CDS encoding GntP family permease: MGAVTGTTLLIYALIAVIALVILIAKYKLNPFITLVVVSVALGFAVGMPMGDIVKSFEAGVGGTLGHIALVIGLGTMLGKMMAESGGAERIALTLINFFGEKNVHWAMVVIAFIVGLPVFFEVGFVLLIPIAFNVAKRTNTSMILVGIPMVCGLSVVHGLIPPHPAALLAVQAYGADMGRTILYALIVGIPTAVIAGPLFAKLIDRHVKLPAVNPLAEQLTEEADSAKSGNLPGFGITVLTILLPVFLMLIGSWADLITTPKTFANDFLKLIGNSVMALLIATLFSFYTFGKARGFNRDMILKFTNECVAPTAIITLVVGAGGGFGRILRDSGISTAIVDVATHANVSVLVLGWLVAVMIRIATGSATVAMTTAAGIVAPIAASVPGTRPELLVLTTGAGSLILSHVNDGGFWLVKEYFNMTVAQTFKTWSVAETIISVVALLFTLALATVV, encoded by the coding sequence ATGGGTGCCGTAACCGGAACCACGCTCTTGATTTACGCGCTGATCGCCGTGATCGCGCTGGTGATCCTGATCGCCAAGTACAAACTGAATCCGTTCATCACGCTGGTGGTGGTCTCGGTGGCCCTGGGCTTTGCCGTGGGCATGCCGATGGGCGACATCGTGAAGTCGTTCGAGGCCGGCGTGGGCGGCACGCTGGGCCATATCGCACTGGTCATCGGGCTGGGCACGATGCTCGGCAAGATGATGGCCGAATCGGGCGGCGCCGAGCGCATCGCGCTCACGCTGATCAACTTCTTCGGCGAAAAGAACGTGCACTGGGCCATGGTGGTCATCGCGTTCATCGTCGGCCTGCCGGTGTTCTTCGAGGTCGGCTTCGTGCTGCTGATCCCCATCGCGTTCAACGTCGCCAAGCGCACGAACACGTCGATGATCCTGGTGGGCATTCCCATGGTGTGCGGCCTGTCCGTCGTGCACGGCCTGATCCCGCCGCACCCGGCCGCGCTGCTGGCCGTGCAGGCGTACGGCGCCGACATGGGCCGCACCATCCTGTACGCGCTGATCGTGGGCATTCCCACGGCCGTCATCGCCGGCCCGCTGTTCGCCAAGCTGATCGACCGGCACGTGAAGCTGCCGGCCGTGAACCCGCTGGCCGAGCAACTGACCGAGGAAGCCGATTCGGCCAAGTCGGGCAACCTGCCGGGCTTCGGCATCACGGTGCTCACCATCCTGCTGCCGGTGTTCCTGATGCTGATCGGTAGCTGGGCGGATCTGATCACCACGCCCAAGACGTTCGCCAACGACTTCCTGAAGCTGATTGGCAACTCGGTGATGGCGCTGCTGATCGCCACGCTGTTCAGCTTCTACACGTTCGGCAAGGCGCGCGGCTTCAACCGCGACATGATCCTGAAGTTCACCAACGAGTGCGTGGCGCCGACCGCGATCATCACGCTGGTGGTGGGCGCCGGCGGCGGCTTTGGCCGCATCCTGCGCGACTCGGGCATCTCCACGGCCATCGTCGACGTGGCCACGCACGCCAACGTGTCAGTGCTGGTGCTGGGCTGGCTCGTGGCCGTGATGATCCGCATCGCCACCGGCTCGGCCACGGTTGCCATGACCACGGCTGCCGGCATCGTCGCCCCGATCGCCGCCAGCGTGCCGGGCACCCGCCCCGAACTGCTGGTGCTGACCACGGGCGCCGGCTCGCTGATCCTGTCCCACGTCAACGACGGCGGCTTCTGGCTGGTCAAGGAATACTTCAACATGACCGTCGCCCAGACGTTCAAGACCTGGTCCGTGGCGGAGACGATCATCTCCGTGGTGGCCCTGCTGTTCACGCTGGCCCTGGCGACCGTGGTCTGA
- a CDS encoding RidA family protein, producing the protein MDIKRFGVEGGTGQGGSHMPFARAVQADGWLYVSGQVPMVDGEVVEGNIVTQTHQAIRNVLAILAEAGYGPEHVVRCGVWLDDARDFPSFNKIFKEYFGANPPARACVQSSMVVDCKVEVDCIAYKRP; encoded by the coding sequence ATGGACATCAAGCGATTTGGCGTCGAAGGCGGCACGGGCCAGGGTGGCTCGCACATGCCCTTCGCGCGCGCCGTGCAGGCCGACGGCTGGCTCTACGTGTCGGGCCAGGTGCCGATGGTCGACGGCGAGGTCGTCGAGGGCAACATCGTCACCCAGACCCACCAGGCCATCCGCAACGTGCTGGCCATCCTGGCCGAAGCCGGCTACGGCCCCGAACACGTGGTGCGCTGCGGCGTCTGGCTGGACGACGCCCGCGACTTCCCGTCGTTCAACAAGATCTTCAAGGAATACTTCGGCGCCAATCCGCCCGCCCGTGCCTGCGTGCAGTCGAGCATGGTGGTGGACTGCAAGGTCGAGGTGGACTGCATCGCCTACAAGCGCCCCTGA
- a CDS encoding branched-chain amino acid ABC transporter permease, with product MSSLPGVLFDGVTYGSLLFLISIGLSVTMGLMNFVNLAHGAFAMLGGYVSVVAMNRAGVPFLAALPVAFVAAALAGWLLERTLYRRLYRASHLDQVLFSIGLTFMAMAGATWLFGPGQQPVTLPAFLIGQVRVAGLDLGAYRLFLLAVVVVITLALGWLVARTRFGAQVRAAVDNQQAASGLGIDVDRVFSLTFALGSGLAGLGGGLGIDVLGLDPTFPLKYMVYFLLVVAVGGAGSIRGSLVAAMVLGVADVAGKYYVPAVGAFVIYAMMVLLLVAFPAGLYGRRPA from the coding sequence ATATCGAGCTTGCCCGGCGTGCTGTTCGACGGCGTGACATACGGCAGCCTGCTGTTCCTGATCAGCATCGGCCTGTCGGTGACGATGGGCCTGATGAACTTCGTCAACCTTGCCCACGGCGCGTTTGCCATGCTGGGCGGCTACGTGTCCGTGGTGGCGATGAACCGCGCGGGCGTGCCGTTCCTGGCTGCGCTGCCGGTGGCGTTCGTGGCCGCCGCGCTGGCCGGCTGGCTGCTGGAGCGCACGCTCTACCGCCGGCTCTACCGCGCCAGTCATCTCGACCAGGTGTTGTTTTCCATCGGCCTGACGTTCATGGCGATGGCCGGCGCCACGTGGCTGTTCGGCCCCGGCCAGCAGCCCGTGACGCTGCCGGCGTTCCTGATCGGCCAGGTGCGGGTGGCCGGGCTGGACCTGGGCGCCTACCGGCTGTTCCTGCTGGCCGTGGTCGTGGTCATCACGCTGGCGCTGGGCTGGCTGGTGGCCCGCACGCGCTTTGGCGCGCAGGTGCGGGCGGCCGTGGACAACCAGCAGGCCGCCAGCGGGCTGGGCATCGACGTGGACCGCGTGTTCAGCCTGACCTTCGCGCTGGGGTCCGGGCTGGCCGGGCTGGGCGGCGGGCTTGGCATCGACGTGCTGGGGCTGGACCCCACGTTCCCGCTCAAGTACATGGTGTACTTCCTGCTGGTGGTGGCCGTGGGCGGCGCGGGCAGCATCCGCGGATCGCTGGTGGCGGCGATGGTGCTGGGCGTGGCCGACGTGGCCGGCAAATACTACGTGCCCGCCGTGGGCGCGTTCGTGATCTACGCGATGATGGTGCTGCTGCTGGTGGCGTTTCCGGCCGGCCTGTACGGGAGGCGCCCGGCATGA
- a CDS encoding branched-chain amino acid ABC transporter permease, which translates to MTRVTSSHRLPDARWHAAEIVFWLVPVAAFFALPGYLILGSQILIVGLFALSLDLILGYAGIVSLGHAAFFGLGAYTAGLLGAHGWGEPVSGLLAAAGVAAFAGWLCSFLVVRGGDLTRLMVTLGIGLMLFEAANKAAFVTGGVDGLSGVTMQPLLGLFEFDLFGKTAYVYSLVVLFLLFVLVRRIVASPFGLSLRGVREGARRMPALGANVPQRLRAVFTVSAAIAGVAGGLLAQTTQFVGMDVLGFPRSAELLVMLVLGGTGRLYGALVGAALFMIAQDVLAGINPVYWQFWIGLLLVLIVLFARGGVMGAVDAWTSRRRARAALEQEADA; encoded by the coding sequence ATGACGCGCGTGACGTCTTCCCATCGCCTGCCCGACGCCCGCTGGCATGCGGCCGAGATCGTGTTCTGGCTGGTGCCGGTGGCGGCATTCTTCGCGCTGCCCGGCTACCTGATCCTGGGCAGCCAGATCCTGATTGTCGGCCTGTTCGCGCTGTCGCTGGATCTGATCCTCGGCTACGCGGGCATCGTCTCGCTGGGCCATGCGGCGTTCTTCGGGCTGGGCGCCTACACGGCCGGCCTGCTCGGCGCGCATGGCTGGGGCGAGCCGGTGTCCGGGCTGCTGGCCGCCGCTGGCGTGGCGGCGTTCGCGGGCTGGCTGTGCAGCTTCCTGGTGGTGCGCGGCGGCGACCTTACGCGCCTGATGGTGACGCTCGGCATCGGCTTGATGCTGTTCGAGGCCGCCAACAAGGCGGCTTTCGTGACCGGCGGCGTGGACGGGCTGTCGGGCGTGACGATGCAGCCGCTGCTGGGCCTGTTCGAATTCGACCTGTTCGGCAAGACCGCTTACGTGTACAGCCTGGTGGTGCTGTTCCTGCTGTTCGTGCTGGTGCGGCGCATCGTGGCGTCGCCGTTCGGGCTGTCGCTGCGCGGCGTGCGCGAAGGCGCGCGGCGGATGCCGGCGCTGGGCGCCAACGTGCCGCAGCGGCTGCGCGCGGTATTCACGGTGTCGGCGGCCATCGCGGGCGTGGCGGGCGGGCTGCTGGCGCAGACCACGCAGTTCGTCGGCATGGACGTGCTGGGCTTTCCGCGCTCGGCCGAACTGCTGGTGATGCTGGTGCTGGGCGGCACGGGCCGGCTCTACGGCGCGTTGGTGGGCGCCGCGCTGTTCATGATCGCGCAGGACGTGCTGGCCGGCATCAACCCGGTGTACTGGCAATTCTGGATCGGGCTGCTGCTGGTGCTGATCGTGCTGTTCGCGCGGGGCGGCGTGATGGGGGCGGTGGACGCGTGGACGTCGCGCCGCCGTGCACGGGCCGCGCTGGAACAGGAGGCCGACGCATGA
- a CDS encoding ABC transporter substrate-binding protein — protein sequence MTFSLLRRAMLACGALAVLAHVPLSRAADPVKIGLIAPFSGSFADYGKQMEGGIKAWQKLHGDTVAGRKLQIIVKDTTGPVPEVAKRLAQELVVRDKVDILAGFGLTPEALAVAPIAEQARKPMVIFNAASSVITTKSSYIARVSMTLPQISAPMATWAVRNNIRKVVTLVADYAPGIDAETAFKTNFLGGGGQIVESIRVPLRNPEFAPFIQRIKDARPEAVFLFLPAGEQGVAFMKGFRERGLADAGIRVIATGDLTDDHVLPAMGDATLGVITSFHYSAAHDSKENKAFLKAFAEANPGAGRPNFMAVAAYDGMAAIAEALKKTGGATDGDKFLGALKGMKLQSPRGAITIDPATRDVIQTVYIRKVEKVNGELFNVEFDKFADVKDSGK from the coding sequence ATGACGTTCAGTCTGCTGCGGCGCGCCATGCTGGCGTGCGGCGCCCTTGCCGTCCTTGCGCATGTCCCGCTGTCCCGCGCCGCCGACCCGGTCAAGATCGGCCTGATCGCGCCGTTCTCGGGCAGCTTTGCCGACTACGGCAAGCAGATGGAAGGGGGCATCAAGGCGTGGCAGAAGCTCCACGGCGACACGGTGGCGGGCCGCAAGCTCCAGATCATCGTCAAGGACACCACAGGCCCGGTGCCCGAGGTGGCCAAGCGGCTGGCGCAGGAACTGGTGGTGCGCGACAAGGTGGACATCCTGGCCGGCTTCGGCCTGACGCCCGAGGCGCTGGCCGTGGCGCCGATTGCCGAGCAGGCCAGGAAGCCGATGGTGATCTTCAACGCGGCCTCGTCGGTCATCACGACCAAGTCCAGCTACATCGCCCGCGTGTCGATGACGCTACCGCAGATCTCGGCGCCGATGGCCACCTGGGCGGTGCGCAACAACATCCGCAAGGTGGTGACGCTGGTGGCCGACTACGCGCCCGGCATCGACGCCGAGACCGCGTTCAAGACCAATTTCCTGGGCGGCGGCGGCCAGATCGTGGAATCGATCCGCGTGCCGCTGCGCAACCCCGAGTTCGCGCCATTCATCCAGCGCATCAAGGACGCCCGTCCAGAAGCGGTGTTTCTGTTTCTGCCCGCGGGCGAGCAGGGCGTGGCGTTCATGAAGGGCTTCCGCGAACGCGGGCTGGCCGACGCCGGCATCCGCGTGATTGCCACCGGCGACCTGACCGACGACCACGTGCTGCCGGCCATGGGCGACGCCACGCTGGGCGTGATCACGTCGTTCCACTATTCGGCCGCGCATGATTCAAAGGAGAACAAGGCGTTCCTGAAGGCGTTTGCCGAGGCCAACCCGGGCGCCGGGCGGCCCAACTTCATGGCCGTGGCCGCCTACGACGGCATGGCCGCCATTGCCGAGGCGCTGAAGAAGACCGGCGGCGCCACCGACGGCGACAAGTTCCTGGGCGCGCTCAAGGGCATGAAGCTGCAGAGCCCGCGCGGGGCCATCACGATCGACCCGGCCACGCGCGATGTGATCCAGACCGTCTATATCCGCAAGGTCGAAAAGGTCAACGGCGAGCTGTTCAACGTCGAGTTCGACAAGTTCGCGGACGTGAAGGATTCCGGCAAGTAG
- a CDS encoding ABC transporter ATP-binding protein, translating into MTAALRTEGLCKSWGGFAANTDISLHFAPGARHALIGPNGAGKTTFINLLTGALPPTAGRIWLGGRDITGLPQHARVGLGMTRTFQINTLFPGLTVLESVVLAVAERTGAARIWARTVASQAALVDEAMALLALLRLDRDADTETRQLPYGKQRLLEMALALATRPSILLLDEPAAGIPAGESAELFAVIAALPRDITILFIEHDMDLVFRFAERITVLVGGRVLTEGTPAEIAADTRVREVYLGEAAHD; encoded by the coding sequence ATGACCGCCGCGCTGCGCACCGAGGGGCTGTGCAAGTCCTGGGGCGGCTTTGCCGCCAATACCGATATCTCGCTGCATTTCGCGCCGGGCGCGCGCCATGCGCTGATCGGCCCGAACGGGGCCGGCAAGACCACGTTCATCAACCTGCTGACCGGCGCCTTGCCGCCCACGGCCGGCCGCATCTGGCTGGGCGGCCGCGATATCACGGGCCTGCCGCAGCACGCGCGCGTGGGGCTGGGCATGACGCGCACGTTCCAGATCAACACGCTGTTCCCCGGGCTGACGGTGCTCGAATCAGTGGTGCTGGCCGTGGCCGAGCGCACCGGCGCGGCGCGGATCTGGGCCCGCACGGTGGCGTCGCAGGCCGCCCTGGTTGACGAGGCCATGGCGCTGCTGGCGCTGCTGCGCCTGGACCGCGATGCCGATACCGAGACCCGCCAGCTCCCGTACGGCAAGCAGCGGCTGCTGGAGATGGCGCTGGCGCTGGCCACGCGGCCGTCGATCCTGCTGCTCGACGAGCCCGCTGCCGGCATCCCGGCCGGCGAGAGCGCCGAACTGTTCGCGGTGATTGCCGCGCTGCCGCGCGACATCACGATCCTGTTCATCGAGCACGACATGGACCTGGTTTTCCGCTTTGCCGAGCGGATCACGGTGCTGGTGGGCGGCCGCGTGCTGACCGAAGGCACCCCGGCCGAGATTGCCGCCGATACGCGTGTGCGCGAGGTCTACCTGGGGGAGGCCGCCCATGACTGA
- a CDS encoding N-acyl-D-amino-acid deacylase family protein: protein MPHLFDTLIRAVMLLDGSGAAARMADVGIRDGRIARIDDAGTIDPDTASHVVEGHGLVLSPGFIDVHTHDDTNVVRDPAMTPKISQGVTTVIVGNCGISAAPVTLAGDPPDPMNLLGRADAFRYPDFRSYADAVNAAQPSVNVAALVGHTALRSNHMDRFDRAATADEIAAMRTQLEEALAHGALGLSTGLAYANAFSAPTEEVLALAEPLADAGALYATHLRSEFAEILDAMDEAYRIGRHARVPVVISHLKCAGVPNWGRSGEVLQSLEAAQRWQPVGCDCYPYTASSSTLDLKQVTSDFDIQVTWSEPHPAMGGRLLADIAAEWQVDMMEAARRLQPAGAVYHCMEDADVDRILSHPATVVGSDGLPNDPLPHPRLWGAFPRVLGHYARDRELFPLAVAVNKMTGLSAERFGLRERGFVREGYWADLVLFDAATIRDAASFTDPMQPAEGIAAVWVNGELTWQQRAATGVRAGRFLARGGAAASHP from the coding sequence ATGCCACACCTGTTCGATACCCTGATCCGCGCCGTGATGCTGCTCGACGGCTCGGGCGCCGCGGCCCGCATGGCCGACGTCGGCATCCGCGACGGCCGCATCGCCCGCATCGACGACGCCGGCACCATCGACCCCGACACCGCGTCGCACGTGGTGGAAGGCCACGGCCTGGTGCTTTCGCCCGGCTTTATCGATGTGCACACCCACGACGACACCAACGTCGTGCGCGACCCGGCCATGACGCCGAAGATCTCGCAGGGCGTGACCACAGTGATCGTCGGCAACTGCGGCATCAGCGCCGCGCCGGTGACGCTGGCCGGCGACCCGCCCGACCCGATGAACCTGCTGGGCCGCGCCGACGCCTTCCGCTACCCCGATTTCCGCAGCTACGCCGATGCCGTGAACGCGGCACAGCCATCGGTCAACGTGGCCGCGCTGGTGGGCCACACGGCGCTGCGCAGCAACCACATGGACCGCTTCGACCGCGCCGCCACGGCCGACGAGATTGCCGCCATGCGCACCCAGCTGGAAGAAGCGCTCGCGCACGGCGCGCTGGGGCTGTCCACCGGGCTGGCCTACGCCAACGCCTTCAGCGCCCCCACCGAGGAAGTGCTGGCGCTGGCCGAGCCGCTGGCCGATGCCGGCGCGCTCTACGCCACCCACCTGCGCAGCGAATTTGCCGAGATTCTCGATGCGATGGACGAGGCGTACCGCATCGGCCGCCATGCCCGCGTGCCCGTGGTCATCTCGCACCTGAAATGCGCCGGCGTGCCCAACTGGGGCCGCAGCGGCGAGGTGCTGCAATCGCTCGAAGCCGCGCAGCGCTGGCAGCCCGTGGGCTGCGACTGCTATCCGTACACGGCCAGTTCGTCGACGCTGGACCTGAAGCAGGTGACCAGCGATTTCGACATCCAGGTGACGTGGTCTGAACCGCATCCCGCCATGGGCGGCCGGCTGCTGGCCGACATCGCCGCCGAATGGCAGGTGGACATGATGGAAGCGGCGCGGCGCCTGCAGCCGGCCGGCGCGGTCTACCACTGCATGGAAGACGCCGACGTGGACCGCATCCTGAGCCATCCGGCCACCGTGGTGGGGTCCGACGGCCTGCCCAACGACCCCCTGCCCCATCCGCGCCTGTGGGGCGCGTTTCCGCGCGTGCTGGGCCACTACGCCCGCGACCGCGAGCTGTTTCCGCTGGCGGTGGCCGTCAACAAGATGACGGGCCTGTCGGCCGAGCGCTTCGGCCTGCGCGAGCGCGGCTTTGTGCGCGAAGGCTACTGGGCAGACCTCGTGCTGTTCGACGCGGCCACCATCCGCGACGCGGCCAGCTTCACGGACCCGATGCAGCCGGCCGAAGGCATTGCCGCGGTCTGGGTCAACGGCGAGCTGACCTGGCAGCAGCGCGCCGCCACCGGCGTGCGCGCCGGACGCTTCCTGGCGCGCGGCGGCGCGGCCGCGTCCCATCCCTAA
- a CDS encoding c-type cytochrome, with product MTGPLVRHPTLRAAALLLLAAALCPPALAADAKAGRAKAMQCQACHGLDGKSKLPEAPHLAGQVEAYLAKALKDYKTGARKDEMMTMMAKPLSDADIANLAAFYSSLPP from the coding sequence ATGACCGGTCCGCTCGTCAGGCACCCCACCTTGCGCGCCGCCGCGCTCCTGCTGCTGGCGGCGGCGTTGTGCCCGCCCGCGCTGGCCGCCGACGCCAAGGCCGGCCGGGCCAAGGCCATGCAGTGCCAGGCGTGCCATGGCCTGGACGGCAAGTCAAAGCTGCCCGAGGCGCCCCATCTGGCCGGCCAGGTCGAGGCCTACCTGGCCAAGGCGCTCAAGGACTACAAGACCGGCGCGCGCAAGGACGAGATGATGACGATGATGGCCAAGCCGCTGTCGGACGCCGACATCGCCAACCTTGCGGCCTTCTACAGCAGCCTGCCGCCCTAG
- a CDS encoding PQQ-dependent sugar dehydrogenase — protein sequence MAASLVVAASPLLAAPADNLQKLQNFKQTGAAPAEKIAQDGKKADALRENLKTIKLPQGFKIELFAVVPEARHMAVEPSTGVVFVGTRKNRVWQVTDRTKRRVADDVVQFASAITFKVPNGVCFSPDGILYVVEQNRVLGFPAAQFFGEGGPDVAAAVVVPQGKLIPAEFESFNHGARACRVGPDGKIYIALGQPWNVPPKDKLAALNKNGIAGIIRVGQDGKNRENYALGVRNSVGLDFNPADKTLWFTDNQVDGMGDDQPPGELNRATKAGQNFGFPWYGGGKVRTVEYKDQEPPKDAVFPVVEYAAHAADLGMSFYTGKMFPAKYQGGVFAAEHGSWNRTKPIGARIVYTAVKPDGSAGETEVFAEGWLTPNGEYIGRPVDVQQLQDGSLLVSDDYAGAIYRISYSGAK from the coding sequence ATGGCCGCGTCGTTGGTCGTGGCCGCATCACCCCTCCTCGCAGCCCCTGCCGACAACCTGCAGAAGCTCCAGAACTTCAAGCAGACCGGGGCCGCGCCCGCCGAGAAGATCGCCCAGGACGGCAAGAAGGCCGACGCCCTGCGCGAGAACCTGAAGACCATCAAGCTGCCGCAAGGCTTCAAGATCGAACTGTTCGCCGTGGTGCCCGAGGCGCGCCACATGGCCGTCGAGCCATCCACCGGCGTGGTGTTCGTCGGCACCCGCAAGAACCGCGTCTGGCAGGTGACGGACCGCACCAAGCGCCGCGTGGCCGACGACGTGGTCCAGTTTGCCAGCGCCATCACGTTCAAGGTGCCCAACGGCGTGTGCTTCTCGCCCGACGGCATCCTCTACGTCGTCGAGCAAAACCGCGTGCTCGGCTTTCCGGCCGCGCAGTTCTTTGGCGAAGGCGGCCCGGACGTGGCCGCCGCCGTGGTGGTGCCGCAGGGCAAGCTGATCCCGGCCGAATTCGAGAGCTTCAACCACGGCGCGCGGGCGTGCCGCGTGGGCCCCGACGGCAAGATCTACATCGCGCTGGGCCAGCCCTGGAACGTCCCGCCGAAGGACAAGCTGGCCGCGCTGAACAAGAACGGCATCGCCGGCATCATCCGGGTGGGCCAGGACGGCAAGAACCGCGAAAACTACGCGCTGGGCGTGCGCAATTCCGTGGGGCTCGACTTCAATCCGGCCGACAAGACCCTGTGGTTCACCGACAACCAGGTGGACGGCATGGGCGACGACCAGCCGCCCGGCGAGCTGAACCGCGCCACCAAGGCCGGCCAGAACTTCGGCTTCCCGTGGTACGGCGGCGGCAAGGTCCGCACCGTCGAGTACAAGGACCAGGAGCCGCCCAAGGACGCGGTCTTCCCGGTGGTGGAATACGCCGCCCACGCGGCCGACCTGGGCATGTCGTTCTACACCGGCAAGATGTTCCCGGCCAAGTACCAGGGCGGCGTGTTCGCGGCCGAGCACGGGTCGTGGAACCGCACCAAGCCCATCGGCGCGCGCATCGTCTACACGGCCGTCAAGCCCGATGGCAGCGCCGGCGAGACCGAGGTCTTTGCCGAAGGCTGGCTGACGCCGAACGGCGAGTACATCGGCCGCCCCGTGGACGTGCAGCAGCTGCAGGACGGCTCGCTGCTGGTATCGGACGACTACGCCGGCGCCATCTACCGCATCTCGTACTCGGGCGCGAAATGA
- a CDS encoding aldo/keto reductase, whose amino-acid sequence MPIDRRTFLGITATLAACPAGQALAASAQAATVDAPMRRKIPGTTEQLPVIGMGTADTFNVGKGSDDRAPLTEVMTMLLQRIPRAVVDTAPSYGNAETVTGDLLQAANARGKVFLATKVSSSASGTVAQFTESRVDLRSDSVDLLQVHNLIDWRDNLRILRQLKEQGKTRYIGITHYRDDAHDQLAQILRSEKIDFLQVNYSLAERNAEKTLLPLCEERGVAVLVNRPFQDGRLFAAVRGKPVPDWAGEIDCNSWGQLFLKFIVSHPAVTAAIPATSKPKNMADNLGAAFGRMPDTRERARIAAALA is encoded by the coding sequence ATGCCGATCGACCGACGCACCTTTCTGGGTATCACCGCCACGCTTGCCGCTTGCCCGGCCGGCCAGGCCCTGGCCGCCAGCGCCCAGGCCGCCACCGTGGACGCGCCAATGCGCCGCAAGATCCCGGGCACCACCGAGCAGTTGCCGGTGATCGGCATGGGCACGGCGGACACGTTCAACGTGGGCAAGGGTAGCGACGACCGCGCGCCGTTGACGGAGGTCATGACCATGCTGCTGCAGCGCATTCCGCGCGCCGTGGTGGATACCGCGCCCAGCTACGGCAACGCCGAGACCGTGACCGGCGACCTGCTCCAGGCCGCCAACGCGCGCGGCAAGGTGTTCCTGGCAACCAAGGTATCGTCGAGCGCGTCCGGCACCGTGGCCCAGTTCACGGAATCGCGCGTGGACCTGCGCTCGGACAGCGTGGATTTGCTGCAGGTGCACAACCTGATCGACTGGCGCGACAACCTGCGCATCCTGCGGCAGCTCAAGGAACAGGGCAAGACGCGCTATATCGGCATCACCCACTACCGCGACGACGCCCACGACCAGCTCGCGCAGATCCTGCGCAGCGAGAAGATCGACTTTCTGCAGGTTAACTACTCGCTGGCCGAGCGCAACGCCGAGAAGACGCTGCTGCCGCTGTGCGAGGAACGCGGCGTGGCCGTGCTGGTCAACCGCCCGTTCCAGGACGGCCGGCTGTTCGCGGCCGTGCGCGGCAAGCCGGTGCCCGACTGGGCCGGCGAGATCGACTGCAACTCGTGGGGCCAGCTCTTCCTGAAGTTCATCGTCAGCCATCCCGCCGTCACGGCCGCCATCCCGGCCACGTCGAAGCCGAAGAACATGGCCGACAACCTGGGCGCCGCGTTCGGCCGCATGCCGGACACGCGCGAGCGCGCGCGCATTGCCGCCGCGCTGGCGTAG